The Rubrobacter calidifluminis region ACCTTCCTGTCGCAGGAGGAGCTGCGGGAGCGGGTGCGGAGAGCCGGGGTCCCCGAGGAGAAAGACGCGGAGGTCGTCGCCTACTGCAACGGCGGGGTCGCGGCGACCGTGCCGCTCTTCGTTCTGCACCGGCTCGGCTACAGAAACCTCTCCAACTACGACGGCTCGTGGAACGAGTGGGGCGAGAGGGAGGATCTGCCCGCCGAACCCTGACGGCCGGTGCTAGAATCTCTCCGTCAGGCACTTCCGAAAAGGGGTGTTCGAGGCTCTGGAGCGTAAAGCGAGATCACGTATCAGGACCCTGCTTTCGCTGGTTGTGAGCCTCGTCATGGTGGCGGCCGGGCTCGCGCTCATCGGGTTCTTCTTCCTCGGGAGCAGGACCACCGATACCAACGGGGACAATCCGGGCGGGTTCAACGTACCCCGCGTGGAGCCCTCGGGCAGCAACGCGGTGCCGGAAATCGCCAGTGCGCCGAAGGACCATACGCTGCGCATTACGATCCCCGCCATGAGCCGGGTGAAGGACGCCGTGGTACCCACGGTGCCGAGCAGCGATGTGAAAGCCCTGAACGACCACGTCGCCATCCACCTCGAGGGCACGGGTTTCCCCTGGCAGAAGACCGCGAACGTCTACATCGCCGGGCATCGCCTCGGTTACGTGGGGACCAAGAGCCTGCTCGCCTT contains the following coding sequences:
- a CDS encoding class E sortase — protein: MFEALERKARSRIRTLLSLVVSLVMVAAGLALIGFFFLGSRTTDTNGDNPGGFNVPRVEPSGSNAVPEIASAPKDHTLRITIPAMSRVKDAVVPTVPSSDVKALNDHVAIHLEGTGFPWQKTANVYIAGHRLGYVGTKSLLAFYDLGSLKKGDRIYLTDSGGTRYTYRVYRKFTVSPTNLGVTRAIPGRNIVTLQTCTLPDYSHRLIVQGKLVSVKEGRGASPSPSSRTAAP